A portion of the Lolium rigidum isolate FL_2022 chromosome 1, APGP_CSIRO_Lrig_0.1, whole genome shotgun sequence genome contains these proteins:
- the LOC124660074 gene encoding FBD-associated F-box protein At5g60610-like — MADGAASLLSAAVHGGKGRINGLHDDLLHQIIGHLPFTDAARTSVLASRWRHLWRSTPLAIDDAHLPVPARATSAVAGFLADHPGPLVTVRLRHCRFASLDPTWPRLLAGKGTLQELALFNKDGKVQPYSARLPAEILRCASLRCLSLAFWMFPGGLSGGADIILPQLRVLELINIYISKEDLDTLLASSPVLETLTVRGPWAFRSGAFWNYHKRKRFHLRSQSLRSVVLGLSGVEHFEVTDAPVLESLILKEQSAAGCDDGGRINIACTPKLRILGYLEPRVHTLQIAGNVIRSDTVASPSVVVPGLKILALRVNFRVLREVKMLASFLRCFPNIDTLHIESALHDPSAIHYGVTREQHAELWQEASALKCSISHLKRMVFHKFRGHPNEIEFLKFIATDAHELESLLLVPLKGSFTSAAQVNEMIDKLDCPQFLAWASKVLIVSPKMDIARNLHKASDLSINDPFCY, encoded by the exons ATGGCCGAcggcgccgcctccctcctctccgccgccgtcCACGGCGGCAAGGGCCGAATCAACGGACTCCACGACGACCTCCTCCACCAAATCATCGGCCATCTCCCCTTCACGGACGCCGCCCGCACCTCCGTCCTCGCCTCCCGCTGGCGCCACCTGTGGCGCTCCACCCCGCTCGCCATCGACGATGCCCACCTCCCCGTGCCCGCGCGCGCCACTTCCGCCGTCGCCGGATTCCTCGCCGACCACCCGGGCCCCTTGGTCACGGTGCGCCTCCGTCACTGCAGGTTCGCCTCCCTGGACCCTACGTGgccgcgcctcctcgccggcaAGGGCACCCTGCAGGAACTCGCCCTCTTCAACAAGGACGGCAAGGTCCAGCCGTACTCTGCGCGCCTTCCGGCCGAGATCCTCCGCTGCGCGTCGCTCCGATGCCTCTCCCTGGCCTTCTGGATGTTCCCCGGCGGCCTCTCCGGCGGCGCGGACATCATTCTTCCTCAGCTCCGGGTGCTCGAATTGATAAATATTTACATTAGCAAAGAGGACCTGGACACATTGCTCGCTTCCAGCCCCGTTCTGGAGACCCTTACGGTGCGTGGTCCTTGGGCTTTCCGGAGTGGAGCATTTTGGAACTACCACAAGCGCAAGCGCTTCCATCTCCGCAGCCAAAGCCTCCGGTCCGTGGTCCTTGGGCTTTCCGGGGTGGAGCACTTTGAAGTGACGGACGCTCCGGTCTTGGAAAGCCTCATCTTGAAGGAGCAGTCTGCTGCTGGATGTGATGATGGTGGGAGGATCAACATAGCTTGCACACCAAAGCTACGGATTCTCGGCTACCTGGAGCCAAGAGTTCACACGCTGCAGATCGCTGGTAATGTGATCAGG TCTGACACTGTAGCGAGCCCAAGCGTTGTGGTTCCAGGTCTCAAGATATTGGCCTTGAGAGTGAATTTCCGTGTCTTACGAGAGGTCAAGATGCTGGCCAGCTTCCTCAGATGCTTTCCCAACATCGACACTCTGCATATCGAG TCTGCGCTGCATGATCCATCTGCGATTCACTATGGTGTCACTAGGGAGCAGCATGCTGAGTTATGGCAGGAGGCCAGTGCACTTAAGTGCTCGATATCGCACCTCAAGAGGATGGTTTTCCACAAATTCAGAGGGCATCCAAATGAAATCGAATTCCTCAAGTTCATCGCGACGGATGCACATGAGCTGGAGTCTTTGCTGCTTGTGCCGCTCAAAGGAAGTTTTACTTCAGCAGCCCAGGTGAATGAGATGATAGACAAGTTGGACTGCCCACAGTTTCTAGCGTGGGCCTCTAAAGTGCTGATAGTGTCACCTAAAATGGACATTGCTCGGAACTTGCATAAAGCATCCGACCTTTCCATCAACGACCCTTTTTGTTACTGA
- the LOC124660085 gene encoding putative F-box/FBD/LRR-repeat protein At1g78760, which yields TPNGSKSRTREERLAAGRRRDRLSALSDDLLHKIITQHLPVTEAAQTAALARRWRNLWSSTPLVLRDADLPEPARDAVVPRVLAEHPGHFRTVVLHDCRLASLDRELPGWPLVLAAKDTQKLDLLPNQVDPFPCIPEGILRCGTLKELSLGYWDLSRGANISLPHLRSLTLIMVVISDQDLEHLVAACPALKTLHLSSTGPAHVRLRSPSLHCALVGLWMVEDFAVVDAPLLERLILFLPPRDDGVVVRVKIGGHAANLRVLGHLNTRAHRLQIGDIVIQRNTMASTSAVIPSVKILAVTVNFDVLSEVRTLASFLRCFPNVDTLHIESAVHGFSLVANEPCGEIHARFWEEVSLVECLRSHVRKMVIHKFRGDQNEFQFLKFVAMNAKELQSLHVVLQQENTSSTDKMNETEDNLQSLWFRTGISGVLLVRPTVGFTSILQKQLDLTSDDPFRF from the exons CGCTGCCGGTCGCCGGCGGGACCGCCTCAGCGCCCTCAGCGACGACCTCCTCCACAAAATCATCACCCAGCACCTCCCCGTCACGGAAGCCGCCCAAACCGCCGCCCTCGCCAGGCGCTGGCGCAACCTCTGGAGCTCCACCCCGCTCGTCCTCCGCGACGCCGACCTCCCCGAGCCCGCGCGCGACGCCGTGGTCCCGCGAGTCCTCGCCGAGCACCCAGGCCACTTCCGCACCGTCGTCCTCCACGACTGCAGGCTCGCCTCCCTCGACCGTGAGCTCCCCGGCTGGCCGCTCGTCCTCGCCGCCAAGGACACCCAGAAGCTCGATCTCCTTCCGAACCAGGTCGACCCCTTCCCGTGCATCCCGGAGGGCATCCTCCGCTGCGGTACGCTCAAGGAGCTCTCGCTGGGCTACTGGGacctctcccgcggcgccaacatcTCGCTTCCCCACCTCCGCTCCCTCACCTTGATAATGGTCGTCATAAGCGACCAGGACCTGGAGCACCTCGTCGCTGCCTGTCCCGCGCTGAAGACCCTTCATCTCAGCAGCACAGGACCCGCGCACGTCCGTCTCCGCAGCCCAAGCCTCCACTGCGCGCTGGTTGGGCTGTGGATGGTGGAGGACTTCGCGGTGGTGGACGCGCCGCTCCTGGAGCGCCTCATCTTGTTTCTGCCGCCGCGCGATGATGGTGTTGTAGTAAGGGTCAAGATTGGTGGTCATGCAGCCAACCTGCGGGTGCTCGGCCACCTGAATACAAGAGCTCACAGGCTGCAGATCGGCGACATCGTCATCCAG CGTAACACAATGGCGAGCACAAGCGCTGTGATTCCAAGCGTCAAGATACTGGCGGTGACGGTAAATTTCGATGTCCTCTCGGAGGTCAGGACGCTGGCCAGCTTCCTCAGATGCTTCCCCAACGTTGACACGCTGCACATCGAG TCTGCCGTGCATGGTTTTTCTCTAGTTGCCAATGAACCCTGTGGGGAGATTCATGCCAGGTTCTGGGAGGAGGTCAGTCTGGTTGAATGCTTGAGATCGCACGTCAGGAAGATGGTCATCCACAAATTCCGAGGGGATCAGAACGAATTCCAGTTCCTCAAGTTCGTCGCCATGAATGCCAAGGAGCTGCAGTCTTTGCACGTTGTGTTGCAACAAGAAAATACTTCCTCCACTGACAAGATGAATGAGACTGAAGATAATTTGCAGAGTCTATGGTTTCGAACAGGGATCTCTGGAGTGCTGCTGGTGCGGCCTACAGTGGGGTTTACTTCGATCTTGCAGAAGCAACTCGATCTCACATCCGACGACCCTTTTCGCTTCTGA